One window of the Mycobacterium sp. SVM_VP21 genome contains the following:
- a CDS encoding neutral zinc metallopeptidase has product MSQRGFGLTARTLFGVAALTLAVTGCSGGSAPTVIDGHAISMLYDPGRVGGLPTAEGPSGPRGDVPPVTARVRNSDGGDIDRLSLLAIDDIEDFWTQHYAEALRGRFQPVSTLMSYDSTDADGPSVCGGDVYHLPNAMYCRRMDTMAWDRAKFLPTARKYFGDMAINGTLAHEYGHALQNMAGIVNPLTRTLVREQQADCFAGVYLQWVAAGSSSRVQLSTGDGLNHVLAGLIVIRDPVSTPDNPVSISDEHGTALDRVGAFQTGFDGGAAMCAEIDMDEIRKRRGNLPNSLFDSENPQSDLTIDESVLSTLMEQLGQIFGVSRPPELSTSGKCPSGHQPDPVAYCPESNRIVVDLAGLQEMSAPTDQSTLGMPQGDNTGLSAVTSRYALAVQREREVGLESAAAALRTACLTGVAQRRMAEPMTLSSGPGLTLAGGDLDEAVTGLLMNGIVASDADDNTVPAGFTRILAFRSGLHGDIDGCFERFP; this is encoded by the coding sequence ATGTCTCAACGCGGATTCGGCCTTACCGCCAGAACACTTTTCGGGGTGGCCGCCCTGACCCTGGCTGTAACGGGCTGCTCGGGTGGCAGCGCCCCGACGGTGATCGACGGGCATGCGATATCGATGCTGTATGACCCTGGACGGGTCGGCGGACTGCCCACCGCGGAGGGTCCCAGCGGCCCGCGTGGCGACGTTCCGCCGGTCACCGCCCGGGTGCGAAACAGTGACGGCGGTGATATCGACCGACTGTCGCTGCTGGCAATCGATGACATCGAGGACTTCTGGACGCAGCATTACGCCGAGGCGCTGCGCGGACGCTTCCAGCCGGTCTCGACGCTGATGTCGTATGACTCCACCGACGCAGACGGACCGTCGGTGTGCGGCGGCGACGTCTACCACCTGCCGAACGCGATGTATTGCCGCCGGATGGACACCATGGCCTGGGACCGCGCCAAGTTCTTGCCCACTGCCCGAAAGTACTTCGGCGACATGGCGATCAACGGGACGCTGGCGCACGAATACGGGCACGCCCTGCAGAACATGGCGGGGATCGTCAACCCGCTGACGCGCACCCTGGTCCGCGAACAGCAGGCCGACTGTTTTGCCGGGGTGTATCTGCAATGGGTGGCCGCGGGCAGTTCCTCGCGGGTGCAGTTGAGCACCGGCGACGGCCTCAACCATGTCCTGGCCGGGCTGATCGTGATCCGCGACCCGGTGTCGACGCCGGACAATCCGGTGTCGATCTCTGATGAGCATGGCACCGCACTGGACCGGGTCGGCGCCTTCCAAACCGGCTTCGACGGCGGCGCGGCGATGTGCGCCGAGATCGACATGGACGAGATCCGTAAGCGCCGTGGCAATCTGCCCAATTCCCTGTTCGATTCGGAGAACCCGCAAAGCGACCTCACGATCGACGAGTCGGTGTTGTCGACCCTGATGGAGCAGCTGGGCCAGATCTTCGGCGTGTCCCGCCCGCCGGAGCTGTCCACGTCGGGCAAATGCCCCAGTGGTCACCAGCCCGACCCGGTGGCCTACTGCCCGGAGTCCAACCGCATCGTCGTCGATCTGGCCGGACTGCAGGAGATGAGCGCGCCGACCGATCAGTCGACGCTGGGGATGCCGCAGGGCGACAACACTGGGTTGTCGGCCGTCACGTCGCGGTATGCGCTTGCGGTGCAACGTGAACGCGAGGTCGGCTTGGAGTCGGCGGCGGCGGCGTTACGCACCGCGTGCCTGACCGGGGTGGCCCAGCGCCGGATGGCCGAGCCCATGACACTGTCATCCGGCCCGGGCTTGACGCTGGCCGGCGGCGACCTCGACGAGGCGGTGACGGGCCTGCTGATGAACGGCATAGTCGCCAGCGACGCCGACGACAACACCGTGCCGGCGGGCTTCACCCGGATCCTCGCGTTCCGCTCCGGCCTGCACGGCGACATCGACGGATGCTTCGAGCGGTTCCCGTGA